A region of Alphaproteobacteria bacterium DNA encodes the following proteins:
- a CDS encoding glycosyltransferase: MFPLTFTGSMSSDDVKRQLDEARIFCLPSVTAKNGDAEGLPIVILEAQACGVPVVTSAKGGATEALCTVRPVSLLPKKMSMRWRDV, translated from the coding sequence ATGTTTCCGTTGACTTTCACCGGGAGCATGTCTTCCGATGATGTCAAACGGCAATTGGACGAAGCGCGGATATTCTGTCTGCCCAGCGTTACAGCGAAGAATGGCGATGCGGAAGGATTGCCTATTGTCATTCTCGAAGCGCAGGCTTGCGGCGTGCCGGTCGTAACATCGGCAAAGGGAGGGGCTACCGAGGCATTATGCACGGTTCGACCGGTTTCGCTTTTGCCGAAAAAGATGTCGATGCGCTGGCGGGATGTCTGA
- a CDS encoding glycosyltransferase family A protein, producing the protein MSLLLRSLERQEFALKRRPEWEVVLIDNDGEGSARAVYEDFLKRGALKLRYVAEARQGLSHVRNTAIETVVGQADFLCFIDDDETASERWLDEMITTQREANAECVCGAIRYAMPSETPDWVRKGHFFDAPPILNDGSEALSRGSNNIMISCNFLRRTGHRFDPRFNHAGGEDEFFLYTAQEKYELKIAGAARAVVTENVFPNRVNLEWIVRRKFRYGNTLALCERLNHAPFSRLLLRAVKGTGRIALGFIMLPSYFVPHSSMLA; encoded by the coding sequence CTGAGTCTGCTGCTGCGGTCGCTCGAAAGGCAGGAATTCGCCCTCAAACGCAGGCCGGAGTGGGAAGTCGTCCTCATCGATAATGATGGAGAAGGTTCGGCGCGCGCGGTCTATGAAGATTTTCTGAAGCGGGGCGCATTGAAGCTTCGCTATGTCGCGGAAGCACGGCAGGGGCTTTCGCATGTTCGCAACACGGCTATCGAAACAGTCGTAGGGCAGGCGGATTTCCTGTGCTTCATCGACGACGATGAGACGGCGAGCGAGCGTTGGCTGGACGAAATGATCACAACCCAAAGGGAAGCCAATGCAGAATGCGTGTGCGGCGCGATCCGCTACGCGATGCCGTCCGAGACGCCGGACTGGGTGCGCAAGGGGCATTTCTTCGACGCGCCGCCGATCCTGAACGACGGCAGCGAAGCCCTCTCTCGCGGCAGCAACAATATCATGATCTCCTGCAATTTCCTGCGCCGCACCGGACACCGCTTCGATCCGCGCTTTAACCATGCGGGCGGCGAGGACGAGTTCTTCCTTTATACGGCGCAGGAGAAATATGAGCTGAAAATCGCCGGCGCGGCGCGGGCCGTCGTGACGGAAAACGTCTTTCCTAACCGCGTTAACCTTGAATGGATCGTGCGCCGGAAGTTCCGCTACGGCAACACGCTGGCCCTGTGCGAACGGCTGAATCATGCGCCGTTTTCCCGGCTGCTGCTGCGCGCGGTCAAGGGAACCGGGCGGATTGCCTTGGGTTTTATCATGCTGCCTTCTTATTTTGTGCCGCATTCAAGCATGTTGGCGTAA
- the ubiA gene encoding 4-hydroxybenzoate octaprenyltransferase codes for MRGAGCTINDILDRDIDARVDRTKSRPLPSGKITVWQAVAFLAFQALPAVMILAELPRLTIWLGMASLPLIAIYPLMKRFTWWPQLVLGMIFNWGVLMGWAAATGSLSPAAYALYLGAVMWTMVYDTIYAHQDKEDDRLAGVKSTALLFGKWSRPILFGFAALSLGLLAAAGAIAGLGWGFYAGLGGAAIFLLRHLRAWKIDDPADCLKRFRSSRDFGLLVLAAIMLGKFF; via the coding sequence ATGAGGGGGGCGGGCTGCACGATCAACGACATCCTGGACCGCGACATCGACGCGCGGGTCGATCGCACGAAATCCCGCCCTTTGCCGAGCGGCAAGATTACGGTCTGGCAGGCGGTGGCTTTTCTCGCCTTCCAGGCCTTGCCGGCTGTCATGATCTTGGCGGAATTGCCGCGGCTGACGATATGGCTCGGCATGGCATCGCTGCCGCTGATTGCGATATACCCGTTGATGAAGCGCTTCACCTGGTGGCCGCAGCTTGTGCTGGGCATGATTTTCAACTGGGGCGTTCTGATGGGATGGGCGGCGGCGACCGGCAGTCTGTCGCCCGCCGCCTATGCGCTCTATCTCGGCGCGGTGATGTGGACGATGGTCTATGATACGATCTACGCGCACCAGGACAAGGAAGACGACAGGCTGGCGGGCGTCAAATCGACCGCCCTGTTGTTCGGCAAATGGTCGCGGCCGATTTTATTCGGATTCGCGGCGCTTAGCCTGGGTTTGCTGGCGGCGGCGGGCGCGATCGCCGGATTAGGCTGGGGTTTCTATGCGGGATTGGGCGGGGCGGCGATTTTTCTGCTGCGGCATTTGCGGGCATGGAAAATCGACGATCCGGCGGATTGCCTGAAAAGATTCCGCTCCAGCCGCGATTTCGGCCTGTTGGTGCTGGCCGCGATCATGCTCGGCAAGTTCTTCTGA
- a CDS encoding DUF1153 domain-containing protein yields MSHFNAAIPASGETVRIVRISEHKRELGKLPPPDTKRWVMRRKAAVVAGVHDGLLSVEEACSRYQISEEEFKSWVRLMDNHGERALRATRLKDYRDSREIAHQAVAAE; encoded by the coding sequence ATGTCTCATTTCAACGCCGCCATTCCTGCATCTGGCGAAACCGTCCGCATTGTGCGCATTTCGGAGCATAAGCGTGAACTGGGCAAGCTGCCCCCTCCCGACACCAAACGCTGGGTCATGCGCCGCAAGGCCGCTGTGGTCGCGGGCGTGCATGACGGCCTGCTGTCGGTCGAGGAAGCCTGCTCCCGCTATCAGATATCGGAAGAGGAATTCAAATCCTGGGTGCGGCTGATGGACAATCACGGCGAGCGGGCTTTGCGCGCCACGCGGCTGAAGGATTACCGCGATTCCAGAGAGATCGCCCATCAAGCGGTCGCGGCGGAGTAA
- a CDS encoding response regulator codes for MDQDSLKDIRVLTVDDERLIRDLVRDVLMSLGFRDITQLNSGRQAIDAVSTFSFDFIITDWRMKDLDGIDLIRYVRRSPQCRCPHVPIILLTGNTEAHYVLEARDAGVNEYMIKPFSAEQLVRRIRSIIEKPRSFVVTPTYSGPDRRRSNQPPPQGRDRRKRKPKPSGGRYG; via the coding sequence ATGGATCAAGACAGCCTTAAAGACATCCGCGTTTTGACGGTCGACGACGAAAGGCTCATTCGCGATCTCGTGCGCGACGTGCTCATGAGTCTCGGGTTTCGCGACATCACGCAATTGAACAGCGGACGCCAGGCGATAGACGCCGTCTCGACCTTTTCATTCGATTTTATCATCACCGACTGGCGCATGAAGGATTTAGATGGCATCGATCTTATCCGTTACGTCCGCCGTTCGCCGCAATGCCGCTGCCCGCACGTACCGATCATTCTGCTTACCGGAAACACCGAAGCGCATTACGTGCTTGAAGCGCGCGACGCGGGTGTCAACGAATATATGATCAAGCCTTTTTCCGCCGAGCAACTGGTGCGCCGCATTCGCTCGATCATCGAGAAGCCGCGCAGCTTCGTCGTGACGCCGACATATAGCGGACCCGACAGGCGGCGCAGCAACCAGCCGCCGCCCCAGGGCCGAGATCGCCGCAAGAGAAAACCTAAACCGTCCGGAGGACGATATGGCTGA
- a CDS encoding DUF1465 family protein: MAKPESLIDKTFAEGMALTVEARNYIAFHEQADRRMLDLPGCLHVGYQHTRVSARLIQVMTWLLAMKAYLSGEITREQFISPQFALAGGNECIDPSGPELVDELPQGLRSLLDRSHKLYSRVQRLDEMVRSRMADEEAEKSKSKFGLRLA, from the coding sequence ATGGCCAAGCCTGAAAGCCTTATCGATAAGACGTTTGCCGAGGGCATGGCCCTTACGGTGGAAGCGCGCAATTATATCGCCTTTCACGAGCAGGCGGATCGGCGGATGCTTGACCTTCCCGGCTGCCTGCATGTCGGCTATCAGCATACGCGGGTTTCGGCCCGGCTGATTCAGGTGATGACCTGGCTGCTGGCGATGAAGGCGTATTTGTCGGGCGAGATTACCCGCGAGCAGTTCATCTCGCCGCAATTCGCGCTGGCGGGCGGCAATGAATGCATAGACCCCAGCGGGCCTGAGCTTGTCGACGAATTGCCGCAGGGATTGCGCAGCCTGCTCGATCGCAGCCATAAATTATACAGCCGCGTCCAGCGCCTCGACGAGATGGTGCGTTCGCGCATGGCGGATGAAGAAGCCGAAAAAAGCAAAAGCAAATTCGGCTTGCGGCTAGCCTGA